Proteins from one Lonchura striata isolate bLonStr1 chromosome 6, bLonStr1.mat, whole genome shotgun sequence genomic window:
- the CCDC177 gene encoding coiled-coil domain-containing protein 177 produces MVEPPAEPPPQPCPAPGGAAGGEPARPGEQSPLLHLDLYNFDCAAAEGSRYVLTSPRSLEACARCAVRPVELLPRALGDLLREAPGRSMRVAAGLYEAYERERRRKLQQCREERERIIREEKRRILAPLGSLPPSPAARVSSRAAGAAAGGPRTHGGGRARASRGAKGKSHSLDSLQKRREGSWGKTSSESGASSSYSGESLRERGGKVCGRGRGVAAANGTLLGRSFSLGDLSHSPQTAQKVERIVREVKRKKGLSEVPERDKKIAALMIAKHQEANLLREQRQAAHLQWDSQRRLAEQRKEQEEKEKQRALLQGQRMWESQVEKRRGRLNQEQEEAALMRQKQLLVCEERWREQAEKQERLRRERLERAIKEDKQKKLHQELNLKAKEEVKKEHQEREEQLLQEKLSTAAQKRLKKEVQLQKEKRLFNQAEKLKHEALLKELAKQEAEEKEMLKASLKMSLTKAQENYEQLVEKRNQELREKARREDMQIQRAKLAAEKKEREQKEHLEALARETERKLQHAAQVAEEAVQEKARKVVLSRLEKEKVQKMNKQKVEQYEDLRRREILLSIERKLERSEQIFKEKKTVLENARSVARASFHVREKVREETNVRTFDKMAFEAELHAQLSKK; encoded by the coding sequence ATGGTGGAGCCGCCGGCCGAGCCTCCCCCGCAGCCCTGCCCGGCGCCCGGGGGGGCAGCGGGGGGAGAGCCGGCCCGTCCTGGAGAGCAGTCGCCGCTGCTGCACCTGGACCTGTACAACTTCGACTGCGCGGCGGCGGAGGGCAGCCGGTACGTGCTGACCAGCCCGCGGTCGCTGGAGGCCTGCGCCCGCTGCGCCGTGCGGCCCGTGGAGCTGCTGCCGCGGGCGCTCGGGGACCTGCTGAGAGAGGCGCCCGGGCGCTCCATGCGGGTGGCCGCCGGCCTCTACGAGGCCTACGAGCGGGAGCGCCGCCgcaagctgcagcagtgccgGGAGGAGCGGGAGAGGATTATCCGGGAGGAGAAGAGGCGGATCCTCGCGCCCCTCGGCAGCCTGCCGCCTTCGCCCGCCGCCCGCGTCTCCTCCCGGGCTGCGGGCGCAGCCGCCGGCGGGCCCCGGACCCATGGCGGGGGGAGGGCCAGGGCATCGAGGGGTGCCAAGGGCAAGAGCCACTCCCTGGACTCGTTGCAGAAGCGCCGCGAGGGTAGCTGGGGCAAGACCTCCTCTGAGTCGGGTGCTTCGTCCTCCTACAGCGGGGAGAGCCTGCGGGAGCGCGGGGGCAAGGTGTGCGGCCGGGGTCGGGGGGTAGCCGCCGCCAACGGGACTCTGCTGGGGCGTAGTTTCAGCCTGGGCGACCTCAGCCACTCACCGCAGACTGCCCAGAAAGTCGAGAGGATCGTCAGAGAGGTGAAGAGGAAGAAGGGTCTCTCGGAGGTGCCAGAGAGAGACAAGAAGATCGCGGCACTGATGATCGCCAAGCACCAGGAGGCCAACCTCCTGCGGGAGCAGCGGCAGGCAGCTCACCTGCAGTGGGACAGCCAGCGGCGCCTGGCTGAACAGcggaaggagcaggaggagaaggagaagcaaAGGGCCCTCTTGCAGGGTCAGCGGATGTGGGAGAGCCAGGTGGAGAAGCGTCGAGGGAGACTGaaccaggagcaggaggaagctgCCCTGATGAGGCAGAAGCAGCTCCTGGTGTGTGAGGAGAGGTGGCGGGAGCAAGCGGAGAAGCAGGAGCGGCTGCGGAGAGAGAGGCTGGAGCGGGCCATCAAGGAGGACAAGCAGAAAAAGCTCCATCAAGAGCTCAACCTGAAGGCAAAGGAAGAAGTCAAGAAGGAGCACCAGGAGcgagaggagcagctcctgcaagaGAAGCTGTCCACAGCTGCACAGAAGAGGCTGAAAAAGGAGgtgcagctgcagaaggaaaagagacTGTTCAACCAAGCAGAGAAGCTGAAGCATGAGGCCTTGCTCAAGGAACTGGCCAAACAGgaggcagaagagaaggaaatgctgaaggCATCCCTGAAGATGAGTTTGACAAAGGCTCAGGAGAACTATGAGCAGCTTGTGGAGAAAAGGAaccaggagctgagggagaagGCTAGGCGTGAGGACATGCAGATCCAGAGAGCTAAActggcagcagagaagaaagaaagagagcagAAGGAGCACTTGGAAGCACTGGctagagagacagagagaaagcTCCAGCATGCTGCCCAGGTGGCTGAAGAGGCTGTCCAAGAAAAAGCCCGCAAAGTGGTCTTGAGCcgcctggaaaaggaaaaagtgcAGAAGATGAACAAGCAAAAGGTGGAACAGTATGAGGACTTACGGCGCAGGGAAATTCTCCTCTCTATAGAGAGGAAGCTGGAGAGAAGTGAGCAGATCTTCAAGGAGAAGAAGACTGTCTTAGAAAATGCCAGATCTGTTGCTCGAGCATCCTTCCATGTCCGGGAAAAGGTGCGGGAGGAGACGAACGTGCGCACCTTTGACAAAATGGCCTTTGAAGCAGAACTGCATGCTCAGCTTAGTAAGAAATGA